The following proteins are co-located in the Branchiostoma lanceolatum isolate klBraLanc5 chromosome 16, klBraLanc5.hap2, whole genome shotgun sequence genome:
- the LOC136421991 gene encoding pleckstrin homology domain-containing family F member 1 homolog, whose amino-acid sequence MGLCHASSTTGVSAARLSGENASAPQQPGAGPGVEGQAGQYDWQPDEEANLCQRCLQTRFTLLERRHHCRSCGRVVCADCSNRKEVVHQKAVRVCNICAENLQNIRLPPDNGDSRDSEDESGKSEK is encoded by the exons ATGGGTCTTTGTCATGCATCATCAACAACCGGAG TGTCTGCTGCGAGGCTGTCGGGAGAGAACGCGTCAGCGCCACAGCAGCCCGGAGCCGGCCCGGGGGTGGAGGGGCAGGCGGGGCAGTACGACTGGCAGCCCGATGAGGAGGCGAACCTGTGCCAACGGTGTCTGCAGACAAGGTTCACATTATTAGAAAGACGG CACCACTGTCGGAGCTGCGGCAGAGTGGTCTGTGCTGACTGTTCCAACCGGAAGGAGGTTGTCCACCAGAAGGCTGTGCGCGTCTGCAACATCTGTGCGGAGAACCTACAGAACATCAGACTACCGCCCGACAATGGAGACAGCAGAGACTCGGAGGACGAGTCGGGGAAGTCGGAGAAATAG